In one Arachis duranensis cultivar V14167 chromosome 9, aradu.V14167.gnm2.J7QH, whole genome shotgun sequence genomic region, the following are encoded:
- the LOC127741614 gene encoding SNF2 domain-containing protein CLASSY 1-like: MGYTSFLTLMREDLKYAHRKYMVKVLRKSPGLLVLDEGHNPRSTKSMLRKVLMKVQTELRILLSGTLFQNNFCEYFNTLLLARLKFAYEVLKVLDPKYKKKKGKHEMLKRLHKKMQMNDERMESAEEERENKKEGEAEWKHEAGADCKSSYQSKNPPPP; encoded by the exons ATGGGATATACTTCATTTTTGACATTGATGCGAGAGGATTTGAAGTACGCACATAGAAAATATATGGTTAAAGTTCTGAGGAAAAGTCCCGGACTCTTAGTATTGGATGAAGGGCACAATCCGAGAAGCACTAAGTCCATGTTGAGGAAAGTTTTGATGAAGGTACAAACAGAATTGAGAATACTGCTGTCTGGTACATTGTTTCAGAATAATTTCTGTGAATACTTTAACACTCTCTTGTTGGCAAGACTAAAATTTGCATATGAGGTGCTGAAAGTATTAGACCCCAAatacaagaagaagaaaggaaaa CATGAGATGTTGAAGAGGCTGCACAAGAAAATGCAAATGAATGATGAAAGAATGGAGAGTGcagaggaagagagggagaacAAGAAGGAAGGAGAGGCTGAATGGAAACATGAGGCTGGGGCAGATTGCAAAAGTAGTTATCAATCAAAGAATCCACCCCCACCTTAA